The Lycium ferocissimum isolate CSIRO_LF1 chromosome 1, AGI_CSIRO_Lferr_CH_V1, whole genome shotgun sequence genome includes a region encoding these proteins:
- the LOC132062275 gene encoding uncharacterized protein LOC132062275, with translation MAKRKANGRKRFRTKFTQHQRERMFEFAERVGWKLQKQDEELISEFCSKIGVEKRGFKVWLLNKKKNSTLANRDQPTADILPECIIQKILCYLSYREASRMRILSKTWRQAWLTHPNLTFRDISSDEEINIVDKIMERYRDGKIPIEKFGFNEISRPLVCKGEVFDKWLGIALQNGVKILELMYHGFRFSSIFKFLAAKSLRELVLIGCDLTHLSLSTSHVVNCHSLRELYLSHVRLDENMLQTLLTSCPLIVNLVINRCTRLEKLELRNLQNTKSLTIKTNFHKLVKIQAPNLEHLSYSGYSLKDLDIVEYQNLKSLRISCWKIPDGFIEYLISRTHFLESLILAKICKSFDICGSQSLRVLKIKNCEDIGVIDAPNLVSIEYKGEYIPRLTFAKESSQLKHSHIILDCCYSSLNALWFCQLRSFLSNSIYWSQVSLNIPKSSEISREHFQLHDRVATPQVDVLDVNIESTSYCPAFVDALLWSCHPRRLNLSSTVKIITYFTYHLMHMKNSSHSTSHGSKPPFSELKEVKAYTWNNQPVKLRNEELAIRDLRGRKEIYFLLDW, from the coding sequence ATGGCCAAGAGGAAAGCTAATGGGAGAAAGCGATTCAGGACTAAATTCACTCAACATCAGAGGGAAAGAATGTTTGAATTCGCCGAAAGAGTTGGGTGGAAATTGCAGAAGCAAGATGAAGAGCTGATTAGCGAGTTCTGCAGCAAAATCGGAGTAGAGAAACGGGGTTTTAAGGTATGGTTGCTCAACAAAAAGAAGAATTCTACTTTGGCCAATAGAGATCAGCCCACAGCAGACATATTGCCTGAATGCATCATTCAGAAAATACTCTGTTATCTTAGTTATCGAGAAGCATCCCGGATGAGAATTCTCTCCAAAACATGGCGACAAGCCTGGCTGACTCATCCGAACTTGACGTTCAGAGATATTTCTTCTGATGAAGAGATCAATATAGTGGATAAAATCATGGAGAGATACAGGGACGGGAAAATCCCTAtagaaaagtttggatttaaCGAAATTTCACGTCCTCTTGTTTGCAAAGGAGAAGTTTTTGATAAGTGGCTCGGCATTGCTCTTCAGAATGGAGTAAAAATTCTGGAGCTCATGTATCATGGTTTTAgattttcatcaatttttaaATTCCTGGCAGCAAAATCGTTAAGAGAATTGGTCCTAATTGGTTGTGATCTGACGCATCTTTCATTATCTACTAGCCATGTGGTGAACTGTCATTCTTTGAGAGAGCTTTATCTATCTCATGTCCGTTTAGATGAAAACATGCTTCAGACTCTACTCACTAGTTGTCCCTTGATTGTCAATTTAGTCATTAACCGTTGTACTAGGTTGGAAAAGCTTGAGCTGCGGAATCTTCAAAATACCAAGTCACTCACTATTAAGACAAATTTTCACAAACTTGTTAAAATCCAAGCACCAAATCTTGAACACTTGTCTTATTCTGGTTATTCTTTGAAAGATCTGGATATTGTTGAATATCAGAATCTGAAATCTTTAAGGATATCATGTTGGAAGATACCTGATGGATTTATCGAGTACCTTATCTCTAGAACTCACTTCCTTGAGAGTTTGATATTAGCTAAAATCTGTAAAAGTTTTGACATCTGCGGAAGTCAATCCCTAAGGGTCTTGAAAATTAAGAATTGTGAGGACATAGGAGTGATTGATGCTCCAAATTTAGTATCAATCGAGTATAAAGGAGAGTATATTCCTCGGCTAACATTTGCAAAAGAATCAAGCCAATTGAAGCACTCACATATCATTCTTGATTGCTGCTACTCCAGTTTGAATGCTTTGTGGTTTTGTCAGTTGAGGAGTTTTCTATCAAACTCGATCTATTGGTCTCAAGTTTCTCTTAATATTCCCAAATCCAGTGAGATCAGTAGGGAACATTTTCAATTGCATGATAGAGTTGCTACACCCCAAGTGGACGTTTTAGATGTAAATATAGAGTCAACTAGTTATTGCCCCGCGTTTGTGGATGCTTTGTTATGGAGTTGTCATCCTAGGAGACTCAACCTATCATCAACGGTCAAAATTATTACATATTTCACCTATCATTTAATGCATATGAAGAATTCGAGCCATTCTACTTCTCATGGAAGCAAGCCTCCGTTTAGTGAATTAAAAGAAGTAAAAGCCTACACTTGGAACAATCAGCCTGTGAAACTAAGAAATGAGGAGCTGGCAATAAGGGATCTTAGGGGGAGGAaggaaatttattttctattagATTGGTGA